In one Legionella clemsonensis genomic region, the following are encoded:
- a CDS encoding phosphoglycerate kinase, whose amino-acid sequence MNLLKMCETSLSGKRLLIREDLNVPIKDGIITSDQRLRAALPTLQAALDENAAVMVLSHLGRPEEGKVEKRFSLQPVADYMAASLDYPVRFVTDYLDGVEVSPGELVICENVRFNVGEKANDDALAKKMARLCDIFVMDAFGTAHRAQASTHGVAKYAPVAVAGPLLVSELEVLEHVLKEPEKPIVAVVGGAKVSSKLTLLKQLVTKVDYLIPGGGIANTFLKAQGYEIGVSLYEEELIEEARAILALAAEKGCEIPLPTDVVVGKSFSDSCPAFNKSLNSVASDDMILDIGPDTVGRYVDIIEEAKTIIWNGPVGVFEFPQFAYGTRALAIAIADSDAFSIAGGGDTLAAIDQYDLTQQISYISTGGGAFLEFLEGKKLPAVAILEERADASSN is encoded by the coding sequence ATGAATCTACTTAAAATGTGCGAAACCAGCTTGAGCGGCAAGCGCTTGCTGATTCGCGAAGATTTAAATGTTCCTATTAAAGATGGCATCATTACCAGTGATCAGCGTTTGCGAGCAGCCTTACCTACTTTGCAAGCAGCCTTGGATGAAAATGCTGCGGTGATGGTCTTGTCGCATTTGGGCCGACCAGAAGAAGGCAAGGTTGAGAAGCGTTTTTCCTTACAGCCTGTTGCAGATTATATGGCTGCCAGTTTGGATTATCCTGTACGTTTTGTTACCGATTATCTGGACGGTGTAGAGGTAAGTCCAGGGGAGCTTGTAATTTGCGAAAATGTGCGTTTTAACGTGGGTGAAAAGGCAAATGATGATGCTCTGGCAAAAAAAATGGCCCGTCTCTGTGATATTTTTGTGATGGATGCTTTTGGTACAGCGCACCGTGCGCAAGCGTCAACTCACGGCGTAGCCAAATATGCTCCAGTTGCGGTAGCGGGCCCTCTTTTGGTGAGTGAACTGGAAGTATTGGAGCATGTGCTTAAAGAGCCAGAAAAACCCATTGTTGCCGTTGTGGGCGGAGCTAAAGTGTCAAGTAAACTTACTCTGCTAAAACAATTGGTAACAAAGGTGGATTATTTAATCCCTGGCGGGGGTATTGCCAATACTTTTCTTAAAGCACAGGGTTATGAAATTGGTGTGTCTCTTTACGAAGAGGAGTTAATTGAAGAGGCCCGTGCCATTTTAGCTCTGGCGGCAGAAAAAGGGTGTGAGATACCATTACCTACCGATGTAGTCGTGGGGAAATCCTTCAGTGATAGTTGTCCTGCTTTTAACAAGTCCTTAAACAGTGTTGCCAGTGATGATATGATTCTGGATATAGGACCTGATACAGTGGGTCGTTATGTAGATATCATTGAAGAAGCAAAGACTATTATTTGGAATGGACCAGTAGGAGTATTTGAGTTTCCCCAATTTGCCTATGGTACACGTGCTTTGGCAATTGCTATTGCCGACAGTGATGCTTTTTCAATCGCGGGTGGTGGGGATACTTTGGCTGCTATCGATCAGTATGATTTAACACAGCAAATTTCCTATATATCCACTGGTGGTGGGGCCTTCCTGGAATTTCTTGAAGGAAAAAAATTACCTGCTGTTGCTATCTTGGAAGAACGTGCCGATGCTTCGTCGAACTAA
- the gap gene encoding type I glyceraldehyde-3-phosphate dehydrogenase, producing MTIRVAINGYGRIGRCILRALYEYKRQNEFSIVAINDLAGIETTAHLTRYDSTHGRFSSQVQVEANNLVIDGHAIRVTAERDPNVLPWKDLDVDLVFECTGHFTQRDAAMKHIHAGAKKVLISAPGKNADATIVYGVNHQTLRATDTIVSNASCTTNCLAPVVKPLHEVLGIEHGLVNTVHAYTKDQMLLDGSHSDLRRARSATQSIIPTKTGAALAVGLVLPELAGKLDGFAMRVPTLNVSVVDLTFIAKRETTVDEVNTIMRQAKNNILHINDDPLVSCDFNHYPASAVFDTTQTKVLGNLVKVVAWYDNEWGFSNRMLDTAQYMMNR from the coding sequence ATGACAATACGAGTCGCAATAAATGGTTATGGTCGCATTGGTCGTTGTATTTTGCGTGCCCTTTATGAATATAAGCGCCAGAATGAATTTAGCATTGTAGCCATTAATGATTTGGCTGGCATTGAAACCACCGCTCATTTAACCCGCTATGATTCCACTCATGGCCGTTTCTCCAGTCAGGTGCAAGTGGAAGCCAATAATTTAGTGATTGATGGTCATGCTATTCGTGTTACTGCAGAACGTGATCCCAATGTTTTACCCTGGAAAGACCTGGATGTTGATCTGGTATTCGAATGTACTGGACATTTTACGCAGCGCGATGCCGCAATGAAACATATCCATGCTGGCGCTAAAAAAGTATTAATTTCAGCACCAGGAAAAAATGCTGATGCAACCATTGTCTATGGTGTTAACCATCAAACGTTACGAGCAACAGATACTATCGTTTCTAATGCCTCTTGCACGACCAATTGCCTCGCTCCAGTCGTTAAACCCTTACACGAAGTTTTAGGAATAGAACATGGTTTGGTAAATACCGTGCATGCTTACACAAAGGATCAGATGTTGTTGGATGGTAGCCACAGTGATTTGCGCCGTGCTCGCTCTGCAACGCAATCAATTATCCCTACTAAAACAGGTGCAGCACTTGCCGTTGGCCTGGTTCTCCCTGAGTTAGCAGGTAAGTTGGATGGCTTTGCAATGCGCGTGCCTACCTTGAATGTGTCTGTGGTGGATTTAACGTTTATTGCCAAGCGTGAAACTACTGTTGATGAAGTGAACACTATCATGCGTCAGGCAAAAAATAACATTTTGCATATTAATGATGACCCATTGGTTTCTTGTGATTTTAATCATTATCCTGCTTCGGCAGTATTCGATACGACGCAAACGAAGGTGCTTGGTAATTTAGTGAAAGTTGTGGCCTGGTATGATAATGAGTGGGGCTTTTCCAATCGGATGCTGGATACCGCTCAATATATGATGAATCGTTAA
- the tkt gene encoding transketolase, with protein MSHTNDLANAIRFLSIDAVEQAQSGHPGMPLGMAEIATVLWTKFLKHNPNNPKWFNRDRFVLSNGHGSMLLYSLLHLTGYNLSLDELKRFRQLNSKTPGHPEQDTPGVETTTGPLGQGLANSVGMAIAEKVLATRFNRPGLELVNHYTYTFVGDGCLMEGISHEACSLAGTLGLSKLIVFYDDNGISIDGKVDSWFTDDTVTRFKGYNWQVIGPIDGHDARAVEHAIEQARQETKKPSLIICKTIIGYGSPFAGSEKTHGAPLGAEGVAKVRETFNWPHPPFVIPDSLYAKWNHEEQGQHDEACWLACCHAYQQQYQTEYHEFLRQINGDLPGNWDKDAEAFIEQCRLHDKSQATRKSSQQCIEQFAKLLPEMLGGSADLTGSNNTDWSGSKAITVNDFSGNYLFYGVREFAMAAIMNGLALHGGIIPYGGTFLVFADYARNAIRLSALMQQRVIYVLTHDSIGLGEDGPTHQPIEHAAMLRMTPNLLVWRPADLLETAVAWQQALEHHHGPSALLLSRQNLPALSHNKEHAQLIKRGGYILQDCQGSPDAIVLATGSEVQLAVAAAQHMQTLGKKIRVVSMPCGERFLMQDAAYQEQVLPNAVRRRVAIEAAATDYWYRFVGLDGKVIGLRRFGVSAPAKDAFAYLGITVDQVISTLTTLF; from the coding sequence ATGAGCCACACCAATGATTTAGCCAATGCCATTCGCTTTTTAAGTATCGATGCTGTTGAACAGGCACAGTCTGGACATCCCGGCATGCCTTTAGGAATGGCCGAAATTGCCACGGTGTTGTGGACTAAATTTTTAAAACATAACCCCAATAATCCTAAATGGTTTAATCGTGACCGTTTCGTTTTGTCGAATGGTCATGGATCCATGCTGCTTTATTCATTGCTACATTTAACAGGGTATAATTTAAGTCTCGATGAATTAAAGCGTTTTCGTCAGTTGAATTCAAAAACTCCTGGTCATCCTGAACAGGATACCCCGGGAGTTGAAACCACTACTGGTCCTCTGGGGCAAGGTCTTGCCAATTCAGTAGGAATGGCCATTGCCGAAAAAGTTTTAGCAACGCGTTTTAATCGTCCAGGTTTGGAGCTGGTTAATCACTATACTTATACCTTTGTTGGTGATGGCTGTTTAATGGAAGGCATTTCTCATGAGGCTTGTTCTTTGGCAGGTACATTGGGACTTAGTAAGTTAATTGTTTTTTATGATGACAATGGCATTTCTATTGATGGCAAAGTTGACTCCTGGTTTACTGATGATACGGTAACCCGCTTTAAGGGATATAATTGGCAAGTTATAGGTCCTATTGACGGTCATGATGCACGTGCTGTTGAGCATGCTATAGAGCAAGCTCGCCAGGAAACTAAAAAACCCAGCCTTATCATTTGCAAAACAATTATAGGCTATGGTTCACCATTTGCAGGCAGCGAAAAAACTCATGGGGCCCCATTGGGTGCAGAGGGGGTGGCAAAAGTACGCGAAACTTTTAACTGGCCACATCCTCCTTTTGTTATACCGGATTCTTTGTATGCTAAATGGAATCATGAGGAGCAAGGACAGCATGACGAAGCCTGTTGGTTAGCTTGTTGTCATGCTTACCAGCAGCAATATCAAACGGAGTATCATGAATTTCTGCGCCAGATTAATGGCGATTTACCGGGTAACTGGGATAAAGACGCGGAAGCTTTTATTGAGCAATGTCGGCTGCACGATAAATCGCAGGCAACGCGCAAAAGTTCTCAACAATGCATTGAGCAGTTTGCCAAACTACTGCCTGAAATGTTAGGTGGCTCAGCTGATTTGACCGGTTCAAATAATACCGATTGGTCGGGAAGCAAGGCAATTACAGTCAATGATTTCTCAGGCAATTATCTCTTTTATGGGGTAAGAGAATTTGCGATGGCTGCCATTATGAATGGATTAGCCTTGCATGGGGGCATTATTCCTTATGGGGGTACCTTTTTAGTGTTTGCCGACTATGCTCGTAATGCGATTCGCTTAAGTGCCTTAATGCAGCAACGTGTTATCTACGTTTTAACCCATGATTCAATTGGTTTGGGCGAAGATGGGCCTACGCATCAACCCATTGAACATGCCGCTATGTTGCGTATGACCCCAAATCTATTGGTCTGGCGTCCTGCTGATTTATTGGAAACTGCTGTTGCCTGGCAACAAGCGCTTGAGCATCATCACGGACCTTCTGCTTTATTATTATCACGACAGAATTTACCCGCGCTATCACATAACAAAGAGCATGCGCAATTGATTAAGCGTGGCGGCTATATTCTTCAAGATTGCCAGGGTAGTCCCGATGCAATTGTATTAGCCACAGGATCTGAAGTGCAATTAGCAGTAGCAGCAGCGCAACACATGCAGACTTTAGGTAAAAAAATTCGCGTAGTATCCATGCCTTGTGGTGAGCGTTTTCTTATGCAAGACGCTGCTTATCAGGAGCAGGTGTTGCCCAATGCTGTACGTAGACGTGTTGCTATTGAAGCCGCAGCAACGGATTATTGGTATCGATTTGTTGGTTTAGATGGTAAAGTGATTGGCCTCAGACGCTTTGGCGTGTCAGCACCAGCAAAAGATGCTTTTGCATATCTGGGTATTACTGTAGACCAAGTAATTTCTACCTTAACAACACTATTTTAA
- a CDS encoding M3 family metallopeptidase: MNLPSFTNIDLDNFVARLDKLLQANLEQIAFILEHTKKFTWDNLMYPLEEMDDKLERFWSPLSHLHAVMNSLPLRECYQACLPKLSAYDAAIGHNHALYEAIKSIDQQPLDNTQKKIIDDTLRDFELSGVALSKEKKARFEVIQTRLSALSNQFENNVLDATQAFSIHVTDEKRLSGLPEHAIHTAHELATEKKLDGWVFNLEFPCYLAIVSYADDRALREEMYHAYVTRASDKGPFAGKFDNTDVMNEILALRHEKAQLLGFSNYAELSLATKMAESTTQVRDFLNDLSSRAYYQAKEEFNKLQAFAEKNYLIKELAPWDIAYFSEKKRQALYAISQEELRPYFPQDKVLSGLFAIAKKLYGMSFDEVNNADIWHADVKCYRISDENQQIRGYVYADLFARPHKRGGAWMDSCQTRRKLADGSLQVPIATLTCNFAKPSANKKATLSHDEVLTLFHEFGHCLHHILTRVDYLSASGINGVEWDAVELPSQFFENWCWEEEALKLLAEHVDTKEPLPKALFDKLLAAKNFQSAMAMMRQLEFSLFDFRIHEEFDASDKDFIAKVLAEVRQQTAVVPRVDYNRFQHSFSHIFGGGYAAGYYSYKWAEVLSSDAFARFEEEGIFNEKTGRDFLHTILEVGGSKKAAEAFAAFRGRAATVDALLRHNGITR; encoded by the coding sequence ATGAATTTACCTTCCTTCACCAACATTGATCTTGATAATTTTGTAGCACGGTTAGATAAATTACTTCAAGCAAATTTAGAACAAATTGCTTTTATTCTTGAGCATACAAAAAAATTCACCTGGGATAATTTAATGTATCCGTTAGAAGAGATGGATGACAAACTTGAGCGTTTTTGGTCGCCACTATCGCATTTGCATGCCGTTATGAATTCACTCCCTTTACGTGAATGCTACCAAGCCTGTTTACCTAAATTATCAGCTTATGATGCGGCAATTGGCCATAACCATGCCCTTTACGAAGCCATTAAATCCATTGATCAACAACCGTTGGATAATACGCAGAAAAAAATAATTGACGATACACTACGTGACTTTGAATTGTCGGGCGTGGCCTTGTCTAAAGAAAAGAAAGCACGTTTTGAAGTAATTCAGACACGCTTGTCTGCCTTATCCAATCAATTTGAAAATAATGTTCTGGATGCTACACAAGCATTTAGTATTCATGTTACTGATGAAAAACGACTAAGCGGTTTACCCGAACATGCTATTCATACAGCCCATGAGCTGGCTACTGAAAAAAAACTGGATGGATGGGTCTTTAATCTGGAGTTTCCTTGCTACCTTGCCATCGTGAGTTATGCCGATGATCGTGCTCTGCGTGAAGAAATGTATCATGCTTATGTAACCAGAGCCTCTGATAAAGGCCCTTTTGCCGGGAAGTTTGATAACACAGACGTGATGAATGAAATACTTGCGTTACGCCATGAAAAAGCACAGTTGCTTGGCTTTAGCAATTACGCAGAGTTATCGCTTGCTACCAAAATGGCTGAGTCAACGACGCAAGTGCGTGATTTTCTCAATGATTTATCATCTCGAGCCTATTATCAGGCGAAAGAGGAATTTAATAAGCTGCAAGCATTCGCTGAAAAAAATTATTTGATTAAAGAACTTGCGCCCTGGGATATTGCTTATTTCTCTGAGAAAAAAAGGCAAGCGCTTTATGCGATTTCGCAAGAAGAGTTACGCCCCTATTTTCCCCAGGATAAAGTATTGTCAGGCTTATTTGCCATTGCTAAAAAACTTTATGGCATGAGCTTTGATGAAGTGAATAATGCGGATATTTGGCATGCTGATGTCAAATGTTATCGTATCTCGGATGAGAACCAGCAAATACGTGGTTATGTGTATGCCGATTTATTTGCACGACCTCATAAGCGCGGTGGTGCCTGGATGGATTCCTGCCAGACTCGCCGGAAACTTGCAGATGGCAGTCTCCAAGTACCCATTGCCACACTGACTTGTAATTTTGCGAAACCCTCTGCCAACAAAAAGGCAACCTTGTCTCATGATGAGGTATTAACCTTATTTCATGAATTTGGTCATTGCTTGCATCATATTCTAACTCGTGTTGATTATTTAAGTGCCTCTGGAATTAATGGTGTGGAATGGGATGCGGTCGAGCTACCCAGTCAGTTTTTTGAAAACTGGTGCTGGGAAGAAGAAGCCTTGAAATTACTGGCAGAACATGTCGACACAAAAGAGCCGCTACCCAAGGCGTTGTTTGATAAGCTATTAGCGGCCAAAAATTTTCAGTCAGCCATGGCAATGATGCGCCAATTGGAATTTTCTCTGTTTGATTTTCGCATTCATGAAGAATTTGATGCGTCCGACAAAGATTTTATAGCTAAGGTTTTAGCTGAAGTTCGCCAACAAACAGCTGTTGTTCCGCGAGTGGATTACAATCGCTTTCAACACAGCTTTTCTCATATTTTTGGTGGCGGCTATGCCGCGGGCTATTATAGCTATAAATGGGCTGAAGTTCTTTCTAGCGATGCCTTTGCGCGTTTTGAAGAAGAAGGTATTTTTAATGAAAAAACAGGGCGGGATTTCTTGCATACTATTTTGGAGGTAGGTGGCTCTAAAAAAGCAGCCGAGGCTTTTGCAGCATTTCGTGGCCGAGCAGCTACGGTGGATGCCTTGTTGCGGCATAATGGTATTACTCGCTAA
- a CDS encoding transposase: MVRPLRIEFAGGLYHITSRGNRKEAIYLSDEDRENFLSVLGDACLKYHWLCHSYCLMTNHYHLLIETQLGNLSQGMRYLNSIYTQKFNKSHKRDWSCPTRSL, translated from the coding sequence ATGGTAAGACCTTTGCGCATTGAGTTTGCTGGTGGGCTCTATCACATTACCAGTCGAGGGAATAGAAAAGAAGCGATATATTTATCAGATGAAGACAGGGAGAACTTTTTATCTGTTTTAGGTGATGCTTGTTTAAAATACCACTGGCTATGTCATTCGTATTGTTTGATGACAAATCATTATCATTTACTCATTGAAACACAGCTTGGTAATCTGTCACAAGGCATGCGCTATCTAAACAGCATATACACTCAGAAATTTAATAAATCACACAAACGGGATTGGTCATGTCCTACAAGGTCGCTATAA
- a CDS encoding addiction module toxin RelE, with amino-acid sequence MVEKDSYLLELSRYIVLNPVRAGMVQKVDEWPWSSYLALSGRVPVPSWLTVDWLLSSFGSIKSAALIKYEQFVNAGQYKKNPWIDLKHQIYLGSDEFISRVTSYVDATVDFTDISKAPMPNLIKGFTIEEYERMSGNRDEAIYSSYKSGLYSMKEIGEYFGLHYSRISRIIKQHYMQEAKSKI; translated from the coding sequence TTGGTTGAGAAAGACAGTTATCTATTAGAGTTGTCGCGTTATATAGTATTAAATCCGGTTAGAGCAGGTATGGTTCAAAAGGTAGATGAGTGGCCTTGGAGTAGTTATTTAGCATTAAGCGGTAGGGTACCAGTTCCTTCATGGCTTACAGTTGACTGGCTCTTGTCATCATTTGGTTCTATAAAATCAGCTGCACTAATAAAATACGAACAATTCGTTAATGCTGGCCAATATAAGAAAAATCCGTGGATTGATCTAAAACATCAAATATACCTTGGTTCGGATGAGTTTATTTCCAGAGTAACTAGCTACGTTGACGCTACAGTTGATTTTACAGATATTTCTAAGGCTCCTATGCCCAATTTAATTAAAGGCTTTACAATTGAAGAATATGAACGAATGTCAGGTAATCGAGATGAGGCAATCTATAGTTCTTATAAAAGTGGATTGTATTCTATGAAAGAAATTGGAGAGTATTTTGGGCTTCACTACTCAAGAATTAGTAGAATTATAAAACAACATTATATGCAAGAGGCAAAAAGCAAGATCTGA
- a CDS encoding outer membrane protein, which produces MTRRNWNRFAVLFIGISLNTLCYANVKDGFYAGAGIGGSFDRFKLTTQSPVTGFTIYSPPQNESTFMGDVFLGYGGTSMHGFYLGAELGTYFPQRTGTVKNRPGVTLSQTRFTNIMRIRDYLTADLLPGYRFNQQWLVRARLGAAYANSKFRQLATASSSQTDNQEKIVGGRIGAGIDFAYTNQLSIGIDYFHTQYREMSTVSAHPFNTRFRQKVSSNFVGVSASYTFAEKFSK; this is translated from the coding sequence ATGACAAGAAGAAACTGGAACCGGTTTGCTGTACTTTTTATTGGTATTTCTCTTAATACTCTCTGTTATGCGAATGTAAAAGATGGTTTTTACGCCGGAGCCGGGATCGGTGGAAGTTTTGACCGATTCAAATTAACCACTCAAAGTCCGGTTACCGGGTTTACTATATACAGTCCTCCACAAAATGAAAGTACTTTTATGGGTGATGTATTTCTAGGCTATGGGGGCACCTCAATGCATGGTTTTTATCTGGGCGCTGAATTAGGGACCTATTTTCCTCAGCGGACAGGAACCGTGAAGAATCGCCCTGGAGTAACCTTAAGCCAAACACGTTTTACGAATATTATGCGAATTAGGGATTATCTCACGGCTGATTTATTACCGGGATACCGCTTTAATCAACAATGGTTAGTACGTGCTCGTTTAGGAGCAGCCTACGCTAATTCAAAATTTCGCCAATTGGCAACAGCGTCCAGCTCACAAACTGACAATCAGGAAAAAATAGTAGGTGGCAGAATTGGAGCAGGCATAGATTTTGCCTATACGAATCAATTAAGCATTGGTATTGATTATTTTCATACTCAATACAGGGAAATGTCTACAGTATCCGCACACCCTTTCAATACCCGATTTAGACAAAAAGTATCGAGTAATTTTGTCGGTGTTTCCGCAAGCTACACTTTTGCTGAAAAATTTAGCAAATAA
- a CDS encoding saccharopine dehydrogenase C-terminal domain-containing protein, producing the protein MAKSVTQTGYKNNILILGFGSIGQAILPLLFQYFKLEPSQIIILSKHNLGADVAKEYGVSFKEIAVTENNYQKLLSSILKPGDFLLNLSVGVSSIDLIKYCQLNKLLYLDAAAECWEERYSDNSQLLSNYALRDATLQLEKQGPTAVLRHGANPGLVSHFLKQALWNMANDNHLDCALPQKAVEWAQLAHDLDIRTIHISERDTQISYHAKKENEFINTWSVDALISEAVRPAELGWGSHERHWPPDANHHNFGSNCGIYLSRPGAETQVRTWTPHSGPINGFLITHTESLSLAEYLTLHKEGKVYYRPTVHYAYHLCPDAILSLKELVQRNYITQKEKRILLNDIVDGYDELGVLLMGNKKGAYWYGSYLTIHEARKLVDHNNATSLQVAAGVLAGMAWAINNRERGITEPEDMDHEYILNIANPYLGQVGGYYTDWTPLRDRNNSSHSDQSDPWQFINIRINEEE; encoded by the coding sequence ATGGCTAAATCGGTGACTCAAACAGGCTATAAAAATAACATTCTAATTCTTGGATTCGGCAGTATTGGCCAAGCAATTTTACCTCTTTTATTTCAATATTTTAAATTAGAACCCTCGCAAATTATTATCCTATCAAAACATAATCTTGGTGCAGATGTGGCAAAAGAGTATGGCGTTTCATTCAAAGAAATTGCTGTTACAGAAAATAACTACCAAAAACTTTTGTCCTCTATTCTTAAACCTGGTGATTTTTTATTAAACTTATCCGTCGGCGTGTCCAGTATTGATTTAATAAAATATTGCCAATTAAATAAACTATTATATTTGGATGCGGCTGCTGAATGCTGGGAAGAAAGGTATAGCGATAATAGCCAACTACTTTCTAATTACGCGTTGCGGGATGCTACCTTACAACTTGAAAAACAAGGGCCTACCGCAGTACTAAGACATGGAGCCAATCCTGGATTAGTCTCCCACTTTCTTAAACAAGCTTTATGGAACATGGCAAACGATAATCATTTGGATTGTGCTCTTCCACAAAAAGCCGTGGAATGGGCTCAATTGGCCCACGATCTTGATATAAGAACCATACATATTTCTGAACGTGATACACAAATTTCCTATCACGCTAAAAAAGAGAATGAGTTTATAAACACATGGTCAGTAGATGCTTTAATTTCTGAAGCGGTTCGACCTGCTGAACTAGGTTGGGGAAGCCATGAGCGCCATTGGCCTCCTGATGCGAACCATCACAATTTTGGTTCAAATTGTGGCATATACCTTAGTCGGCCAGGAGCAGAGACCCAAGTCCGTACCTGGACCCCTCACTCTGGTCCCATTAACGGTTTCTTAATTACTCACACCGAGTCTTTATCTCTTGCAGAATATTTAACGTTACACAAAGAGGGTAAAGTATATTACAGACCAACAGTTCATTATGCTTATCATCTCTGTCCTGATGCTATTTTATCTTTAAAAGAGCTCGTGCAAAGAAATTACATCACTCAAAAGGAAAAGCGTATTCTTTTAAACGATATAGTTGATGGTTACGATGAGCTCGGGGTGTTGTTAATGGGCAATAAAAAAGGCGCTTATTGGTATGGTTCTTATTTAACCATCCATGAAGCTAGAAAATTAGTGGATCACAATAATGCGACAAGCTTACAAGTTGCCGCCGGGGTTTTAGCGGGTATGGCTTGGGCAATTAACAATCGAGAACGTGGAATTACAGAACCTGAAGACATGGACCATGAGTATATCTTGAATATAGCCAACCCTTATCTTGGCCAAGTCGGTGGTTATTATACAGATTGGACTCCTCTGCGAGACAGAAACAATTCAAGTCATTCTGATCAAAGTGATCCTTGGCAGTTTATTAATATTCGAATTAATGAAGAAGAATAG
- a CDS encoding aldehyde dehydrogenase family protein, whose protein sequence is MKRYEMYIDGKFTSAKSGATRDIIDPGNGKLIATVPESGKEDVVAAIKAARKAFDQGEWRKISALDRSKLLFKVAELIRANAKTLAELETRNCGKPLTEAEYDVVDAANCFEFYAGLATKIHGETMSVPANSFSYVVREPIGVCGQIIPWNFPLLMAAWKLAPALAAGNTLILKPSELTPITALELFKLIDQCEFPAGVVNLVTGPGVEVGEELSTNSMVDKVAFTGGTVTGKKIMQAATGNLKRISLELGGKNPNIVFADCDLEMAIDGALFGAFANQGEVCSAGSRLIVERSIHQKIVKGMLEKIPYIKLGHGLDQGVKMGPLVSRTHLEKVENYIKIGIDEGAKLICGGKRPKGEAFEKGYFFEPTIFDEVTSTMRIAREEIFGPVLAVIPFDTEEEAIQIANDTEYGLAAAVWTKNLTRAHRVTSQIRAGILWVNHYHPTHNEMPWGGYKQSGSGRELGLYGIESYLEIKQVNINLDDAPIGWY, encoded by the coding sequence ATGAAACGTTATGAAATGTATATTGATGGAAAATTTACTTCAGCCAAAAGCGGGGCTACTCGCGACATTATTGATCCCGGTAATGGCAAATTGATTGCAACCGTTCCAGAAAGTGGCAAAGAAGATGTTGTGGCGGCGATCAAGGCTGCGCGAAAGGCTTTTGATCAGGGTGAGTGGAGAAAAATATCCGCACTAGACAGAAGTAAATTATTGTTCAAAGTCGCAGAGTTGATTCGTGCCAATGCAAAAACCTTAGCAGAGCTTGAAACACGAAACTGTGGAAAACCGTTGACAGAAGCAGAATATGATGTGGTCGATGCAGCCAATTGTTTTGAATTTTACGCCGGCCTCGCTACTAAAATTCATGGCGAAACAATGTCGGTTCCAGCGAACTCTTTTAGTTATGTGGTACGTGAGCCAATTGGTGTGTGCGGACAAATTATTCCCTGGAATTTCCCACTCCTTATGGCAGCCTGGAAACTTGCTCCAGCACTTGCAGCAGGAAATACCCTCATATTAAAGCCTTCAGAACTGACACCGATAACGGCGCTTGAGTTATTCAAATTGATTGATCAATGTGAATTTCCCGCAGGTGTAGTGAATCTTGTTACTGGTCCTGGTGTAGAAGTAGGTGAAGAATTATCAACTAACTCGATGGTGGATAAAGTTGCATTTACTGGTGGAACAGTTACTGGGAAAAAAATAATGCAAGCCGCTACGGGAAATTTGAAACGAATATCACTAGAACTAGGCGGAAAAAATCCAAATATTGTCTTTGCGGACTGTGATTTGGAGATGGCAATTGATGGCGCTCTTTTTGGCGCTTTTGCCAATCAAGGCGAGGTATGCTCTGCTGGTTCGCGCTTGATTGTTGAGCGTTCTATTCACCAAAAAATAGTTAAAGGAATGTTGGAAAAAATTCCATATATCAAGCTAGGCCATGGTTTAGATCAAGGCGTAAAAATGGGGCCACTGGTTTCACGCACTCACCTCGAAAAAGTAGAAAATTATATTAAGATAGGGATAGATGAAGGTGCGAAATTAATCTGCGGCGGAAAACGCCCTAAAGGGGAAGCGTTTGAAAAAGGATATTTTTTTGAACCAACTATTTTTGATGAGGTAACGTCCACCATGCGAATCGCTCGAGAAGAAATTTTTGGTCCAGTACTCGCAGTCATCCCTTTTGACACGGAAGAAGAAGCCATTCAAATTGCAAACGATACTGAGTATGGATTAGCAGCCGCTGTATGGACTAAGAACCTTACACGTGCTCATCGCGTGACCTCTCAAATTCGTGCCGGAATTCTTTGGGTAAACCACTACCACCCCACTCATAATGAAATGCCTTGGGGTGGATACAAACAAAGTGGATCAGGTCGTGAGTTAGGTTTATATGGAATCGAAAGCTATCTTGAAATCAAGCAAGTGAATATTAATCTAGATGATGCACCAATTGGGTGGTACTAA